In one Cellulomonas sp. JZ18 genomic region, the following are encoded:
- a CDS encoding superoxide dismutase family protein: MRNLVRRTSVAALAALALAGCAADDGGGDGAAPDATAGGTPASTPVVTGVPVATATLQDVDGEDVGDVQLIPEGEGMRVVVHVHGGLEPGFHGFHVHAVGECDPESSPPDDPSRTGAFLSAGGHLGADEGDHGAHAGDLPSLYVTEDGTAHLETVTDMLTDADLLDDDGSAVMVHSGRDNFANVPERYAPQGPDDETLRTGDSGDRVACGVLE; this comes from the coding sequence ATGAGGAACCTGGTACGACGCACGTCCGTGGCCGCGCTCGCCGCGCTGGCGCTGGCCGGCTGCGCGGCGGACGACGGCGGGGGCGACGGTGCGGCCCCGGACGCGACGGCCGGCGGCACGCCGGCCTCGACGCCGGTGGTGACCGGCGTGCCGGTGGCGACCGCGACTCTGCAGGACGTGGACGGCGAGGACGTCGGCGACGTGCAGCTGATCCCGGAGGGCGAGGGGATGCGGGTCGTCGTGCACGTGCACGGCGGCCTGGAACCCGGGTTCCACGGGTTCCACGTGCACGCCGTCGGCGAGTGCGACCCGGAGAGCTCGCCGCCGGACGACCCGAGCCGGACCGGCGCGTTCCTGTCCGCCGGTGGGCACCTGGGCGCGGACGAGGGCGACCACGGCGCCCACGCCGGGGACCTGCCGAGCCTGTACGTCACCGAGGACGGCACCGCGCACCTCGAGACCGTGACCGACATGCTGACCGACGCCGACCTGCTCGACGACGACGGCAGCGCGGTCATGGTGCACTCCGGCCGCGACAACTTCGCGAACGTCCCCGAGCGGTACGCGCCGCAGGGTCCCGACGACGAGACGCTGCGCACCGGCGACTCCGGCGACCGGGTCGCGTGCGGCGTGCTGGAGTGA
- a CDS encoding VOC family protein: MTASPLRNRIGQVFVPVRDMPAAVAWYSALLGLDPGDTSHEGRIHDLPTEGEVGLALDAHHPGFTADGPPRFIWWVDDLAAVREHLDALGVERVGDVTDIGSVAFLQFRDPDGNLLMACERR; the protein is encoded by the coding sequence ATGACTGCGTCCCCGCTCCGCAACCGCATCGGCCAGGTGTTCGTCCCGGTGCGCGACATGCCCGCTGCCGTCGCCTGGTACTCCGCCCTGCTGGGGCTCGACCCCGGCGACACGAGCCACGAGGGGCGGATCCACGACCTGCCCACGGAGGGCGAGGTCGGTCTCGCGCTCGACGCGCACCACCCCGGGTTCACCGCGGACGGCCCGCCGCGGTTCATCTGGTGGGTCGACGACCTCGCCGCCGTCCGGGAGCATCTGGACGCGCTCGGCGTCGAGCGCGTCGGCGACGTCACCGACATCGGGTCCGTGGCGTTCCTGCAGTTCCGCGACCCCGACGGCAACCTGCTGATGGCCTGCGAGCGCCGCTGA
- a CDS encoding DeoR/GlpR family DNA-binding transcription regulator — protein MQKGVPVLTAQRRDLLLDRLRRDGRIVAKDLAAELGLSEDTVRRDLRDLAAAGLCQRVYGGALPASPAVGDLATRRDVAVDSKQRVAAAAARLVAPGSTVVLDGGTTALAVARALAPGLDATVVTHSPAVAASLVEHPRVEVVLLGGRIFKHSGVACGAAAVEAAERVSADVFLLGVTGVHPVAGLTTGDADEAAMKRALARRAADTYVLASAEKIGAASPFAVLPLADVAGVVTDVPADHPTLVDLAAAGVPLLHA, from the coding sequence GTGCAGAAGGGTGTCCCCGTGCTCACCGCCCAGCGTCGTGACCTGCTCCTCGACCGGCTCCGCCGGGACGGCCGGATCGTCGCCAAGGACCTGGCCGCGGAGCTCGGCCTGTCGGAGGACACCGTCCGCCGGGACCTGCGCGACCTCGCCGCCGCCGGGCTGTGCCAGCGCGTGTACGGCGGCGCCCTGCCGGCGTCCCCCGCGGTCGGCGACCTCGCGACGCGCCGCGACGTCGCGGTCGACAGCAAGCAGCGGGTCGCCGCGGCCGCCGCACGCCTCGTCGCGCCCGGCAGCACGGTCGTCCTCGACGGCGGGACGACGGCCCTCGCCGTGGCGCGCGCGCTCGCGCCCGGCCTCGACGCGACCGTCGTCACGCACAGCCCCGCGGTCGCGGCGAGCCTCGTCGAGCACCCGCGCGTCGAGGTGGTCCTGCTGGGCGGGCGGATCTTCAAGCACTCCGGGGTGGCGTGCGGGGCCGCGGCGGTCGAGGCGGCCGAGCGCGTCAGCGCCGACGTCTTCCTGCTCGGCGTCACCGGCGTCCACCCCGTCGCGGGCCTCACCACGGGCGACGCGGACGAGGCGGCGATGAAGCGGGCGCTCGCCCGCCGGGCGGCCGACACCTACGTGCTCGCGAGCGCCGAGAAGATCGGCGCGGCGTCGCCGTTCGCGGTGCTGCCGCTCGCGGACGTCGCGGGGGTGGTGACCGACGTGCCCGCCGACCACCCGACGCTCGTCGACCTCGCGGCCGCGGGCGTGCCGCTCCTGCACGCCTGA
- a CDS encoding NUDIX domain-containing protein: MPTTSTAATDSAQPGTRVPDHRGRTDLDRTGLDLTGNPRVRVVAVELLAAAWHVLRRTTFDYLGTDGRWTRQQRETYDRGDGATVLLYDPERATVLLTRQFRFPVYVNGHPDGMLLETAAGLLDDDDPETAVRREAEEETGVRVGALERVFEVYMSPGSVTERLHFWAAPYTPARRTGAGGGVAEEGEDVEVVELPFARALAMTLTGEIADAKTILLLQWAALHGPFRDR; the protein is encoded by the coding sequence ATGCCGACCACGTCCACCGCCGCCACCGACTCCGCCCAGCCCGGCACCCGCGTCCCCGACCACCGCGGCCGCACCGACCTCGACCGCACCGGCCTCGACCTGACAGGGAACCCACGCGTCCGCGTCGTGGCCGTCGAGCTCCTCGCCGCGGCCTGGCACGTGCTGCGCCGCACGACGTTCGACTACCTCGGGACGGACGGCCGCTGGACGCGCCAGCAGCGCGAGACGTACGACCGCGGCGACGGCGCGACCGTCCTGCTCTACGACCCCGAGCGCGCGACCGTGCTGCTCACGCGCCAGTTCCGCTTCCCGGTCTACGTCAACGGCCACCCCGACGGCATGCTCCTCGAGACGGCCGCGGGCCTGCTCGACGACGACGACCCCGAGACCGCCGTGCGGCGCGAGGCCGAGGAGGAGACGGGCGTGCGGGTCGGGGCGCTCGAGCGTGTCTTCGAGGTGTACATGAGCCCGGGGTCGGTCACCGAGCGCCTGCACTTCTGGGCGGCGCCGTACACGCCCGCGCGGCGCACGGGAGCCGGCGGCGGCGTGGCCGAGGAGGGGGAGGACGTCGAGGTGGTCGAGCTGCCGTTCGCCCGGGCGCTCGCGATGACGCTGACGGGCGAGATCGCGGACGCGAAGACGATCCTGCTGCTGCAGTGGGCGGCCCTGCACGGCCCCTTCCGCGACCGCTGA
- a CDS encoding GAF and ANTAR domain-containing protein codes for MHASHGRDALGWTMARTSGLLLGQDAVDAVLGLLTATALHTVPTATGAGITTSAPDGSRTTVVGTDRTVLAADALQYELDEGPCLTAWRDRRTVRVDDVAHDERWPRWGPAARGLGVASSLSAPLVAADSAVGAIKLYAAGESAFTVEEEATTAMFAAQAGVLLAAAEGFRRGGDLGADLREVLRRRDLVARATGFLMGQDGVSEDAAFTHLLALARRDQRGVHDTAAELLGARPRGR; via the coding sequence ATGCACGCCTCGCACGGGCGCGACGCGCTCGGCTGGACGATGGCCCGCACGTCGGGTCTCCTGCTCGGGCAGGACGCCGTCGACGCGGTCCTGGGGCTGCTCACGGCCACGGCGCTGCACACGGTGCCGACGGCCACGGGTGCGGGCATCACGACGTCCGCACCCGACGGGAGCCGGACGACCGTTGTCGGCACGGACCGGACGGTCCTCGCCGCGGACGCCCTGCAGTACGAGCTCGACGAGGGCCCGTGCCTCACGGCGTGGCGGGACCGGCGCACGGTGCGCGTGGACGACGTCGCGCACGACGAGCGGTGGCCCCGCTGGGGGCCCGCGGCGCGCGGGCTCGGGGTCGCGTCGAGCCTCAGTGCGCCCCTCGTCGCGGCGGACAGCGCGGTGGGTGCCATCAAGCTCTACGCGGCCGGCGAGTCGGCGTTCACCGTCGAGGAGGAGGCGACCACCGCGATGTTCGCCGCGCAGGCCGGCGTGCTCCTCGCCGCCGCGGAGGGGTTCCGGCGCGGCGGCGACCTCGGCGCCGACCTGCGGGAGGTGCTGCGCCGCAGGGACCTGGTCGCACGGGCAACCGGCTTCCTCATGGGCCAGGACGGGGTCTCCGAGGACGCCGCGTTCACCCACCTGCTCGCCCTCGCCCGCCGTGACCAGCGCGGCGTGCACGACACCGCCGCGGAGCTGCTCGGCGCACGCCCCCGGGGACGCTGA
- a CDS encoding PP2C family protein-serine/threonine phosphatase, with the protein MAAPAGADRQRRLIRAAQAGARLTDDELWLRYFALGGNAAPVELDAFLHGALELTAPERDRVALSVNEELDDLTRRSRAPYSRTVRELEPTSGPLAAVVELLRRTHLVPPDALPAALDAAAALLGVRAVLYLADHLREVLVPLPGEHGRDRPSLGVDATVPGRAFRLLRTQPTVSGDGQARLWVPVVDGVERVGVLDVMVEDPRDLEDPVLHRQCWLLAHYLGHLVGAVGRYGDRFERARQTVPRTVEAELVAGLLPPMTAGTDRVLVSARIEPVHDMGGDVVDYAFDEDVAHLAVLDATGHDLHAGLAAATALAAYRTARRRGDSLFAQADAVHRALADHLDDMSLATGVLAQLDLRSGRLRYLAAGHHAPLLVRDGVVVKALTGGRRPVLGLEPREAALGEEQLQPGDLLVLYTDGITEARDATGEQFGERRLGDALQRGIAEELPLPEVVRRVVGTILRHQQGVLQDDATLLLAHWTSEGQAALRPSVLR; encoded by the coding sequence GTGGCGGCCCCGGCCGGCGCCGACCGCCAGCGCCGGCTCATCCGGGCGGCGCAGGCCGGGGCGCGGCTGACGGACGACGAGCTGTGGCTGCGCTACTTCGCGCTCGGCGGCAACGCCGCGCCGGTCGAGCTGGACGCGTTCCTGCACGGTGCGCTCGAGCTCACGGCACCGGAGCGCGACCGCGTCGCGCTGTCCGTGAACGAGGAGCTCGACGACCTGACGCGGCGCTCGCGGGCGCCGTACTCGCGCACCGTGCGCGAGCTGGAGCCGACCAGCGGGCCGCTGGCGGCCGTCGTGGAGCTGCTGCGGCGCACGCACCTCGTCCCGCCCGACGCCCTGCCGGCGGCCCTCGACGCGGCCGCGGCGCTGCTCGGCGTGCGGGCCGTCCTCTACCTCGCCGACCACCTGCGCGAGGTCCTCGTGCCGCTTCCCGGCGAGCACGGCCGCGACCGGCCCTCGCTCGGGGTCGACGCGACCGTGCCCGGGCGGGCGTTCCGGTTGCTGCGCACGCAGCCGACGGTCAGCGGCGACGGGCAGGCCCGGCTGTGGGTGCCGGTCGTCGACGGCGTCGAGCGGGTCGGCGTCCTCGACGTCATGGTGGAGGACCCGCGCGACCTCGAGGACCCGGTGCTGCACCGCCAGTGCTGGCTGCTCGCGCACTACCTCGGGCACCTCGTCGGTGCGGTGGGCCGGTACGGCGACCGCTTCGAGCGTGCCCGGCAGACCGTGCCCCGCACCGTCGAGGCCGAGCTCGTGGCCGGTCTGCTGCCGCCCATGACCGCGGGGACGGACCGCGTGCTGGTCAGCGCCCGCATCGAGCCCGTCCACGACATGGGCGGTGACGTCGTCGACTACGCGTTCGACGAGGACGTCGCGCACCTGGCGGTCCTCGACGCGACCGGGCACGACCTGCACGCCGGCCTCGCGGCCGCCACGGCGCTCGCCGCGTACCGCACGGCGCGGCGCCGCGGGGACAGCCTCTTCGCCCAGGCGGACGCGGTGCACCGCGCCCTGGCCGACCACCTCGACGACATGAGCCTCGCGACCGGCGTGCTGGCGCAGCTCGACCTGCGCTCGGGCCGGCTGCGCTACCTGGCGGCCGGGCACCACGCGCCGCTGCTGGTGCGCGACGGCGTCGTCGTCAAGGCGCTGACCGGCGGTCGTCGCCCGGTCCTCGGCCTGGAGCCGCGCGAGGCCGCCCTGGGCGAGGAGCAGCTGCAGCCCGGCGACCTGCTCGTGCTCTACACGGACGGCATCACCGAGGCGCGGGACGCGACGGGCGAGCAGTTCGGCGAGCGCCGGCTGGGCGACGCGCTGCAGCGGGGGATCGCCGAGGAGCTGCCGCTGCCGGAGGTGGTCCGGCGCGTCGTCGGGACGATCCTGCGGCACCAGCAGGGCGTGCTGCAGGACGACGCGACGCTGCTGCTCGCGCACTGGACGAGCGAGGGGCAGGCGGCGCTGCGGCCGAGCGTGCTCCGCTGA
- a CDS encoding PP2C family protein-serine/threonine phosphatase, with protein MVWELFPAALGSDFEVNYRGAAADGEPRAFEAYYPPPLDAWYEVRAWPGQDGLSVYFLDITARRTSQEEAARAQRRLRAASARLQLLSAVSDDLSSTLETEDAVRRLARHLVPGLGTWCLITMVDEHHQLHDIASWHADPAMRATVEHYAALRMTALSPRSYLFEAVRTGRLVEVPDATRTITEALSGEAREVLRGLAPQMAYAIPMRARGRTLGAITLFLDAERGTLPEDDLAMLVQLADRAGLALDNARLYEEQRHISETLQRALLSAPVEPDHVHVVARYLPATQAAEVGGDWYDAFLQRDGATVLAIGDVIGHDTRAAAAMSQVRTLLRGIAYTSGDSPAEVLASLDDAMRALNVDTMASAVVARLEQTPPERARGQRRLRWSNAGHLPPLLVLPDGTVHELHGREPEMLLGVVPGRPRTDADVLLENGSTVLMFTDGLVERRTEHVRDGLDRLREVVAAVIPHATTPDGLDLELLVDEVLARMLPGPADDDVAVVAVHLFPEDLPRPPQAGPEHS; from the coding sequence GTGGTGTGGGAGCTGTTCCCGGCGGCGCTGGGCTCCGACTTCGAGGTGAACTACCGCGGTGCGGCGGCCGACGGCGAGCCGCGCGCGTTCGAGGCGTACTACCCGCCGCCGCTCGACGCCTGGTACGAGGTGCGCGCCTGGCCGGGGCAGGACGGGCTGTCGGTGTACTTCCTCGACATCACGGCGCGGCGCACGTCGCAGGAGGAGGCGGCGCGGGCGCAGCGGCGCCTGCGGGCGGCGTCCGCCCGGCTGCAGCTGCTCTCGGCCGTGAGCGACGACCTCAGCTCCACGCTCGAGACCGAGGACGCCGTGCGCCGGCTCGCCCGCCACCTCGTCCCCGGCCTGGGCACCTGGTGCCTCATCACCATGGTGGACGAGCACCACCAGCTGCACGACATCGCGAGCTGGCACGCCGACCCGGCGATGCGGGCGACCGTCGAGCACTACGCCGCGCTGCGCATGACGGCGCTCTCGCCGCGCTCGTACCTGTTCGAGGCGGTGCGCACCGGGCGGCTGGTCGAGGTGCCGGACGCGACGCGCACCATCACGGAGGCCCTGTCGGGCGAGGCGCGCGAGGTGCTGCGCGGGCTGGCCCCGCAGATGGCGTACGCGATCCCGATGCGCGCCCGCGGCCGCACCCTCGGCGCGATCACCCTCTTCCTCGACGCCGAGCGCGGCACGCTGCCCGAGGACGACCTGGCCATGCTCGTGCAGCTCGCCGACCGCGCGGGCCTCGCGCTCGACAACGCGCGCCTCTACGAGGAGCAGCGGCACATCTCGGAGACGCTGCAGCGGGCCCTGCTGTCGGCGCCCGTCGAGCCGGACCACGTGCACGTCGTCGCGCGCTACCTGCCCGCGACCCAGGCGGCCGAGGTGGGCGGCGACTGGTACGACGCGTTCCTGCAGCGCGACGGCGCGACCGTGCTCGCGATCGGCGACGTCATCGGCCACGACACGCGGGCTGCCGCGGCCATGAGCCAGGTCCGCACGCTGCTGCGCGGCATCGCCTACACGAGCGGGGACAGCCCCGCGGAGGTGCTCGCGAGCCTCGACGACGCGATGCGGGCGCTGAACGTGGACACCATGGCGAGCGCGGTCGTGGCGCGGCTCGAGCAGACGCCGCCCGAGCGTGCCCGCGGTCAGCGCCGCCTGCGCTGGTCGAACGCCGGCCACCTGCCGCCGCTGCTCGTGCTGCCCGACGGCACGGTGCACGAGCTGCACGGCCGTGAGCCGGAGATGCTGCTGGGCGTGGTGCCCGGGCGTCCGCGCACCGACGCGGACGTGCTGCTGGAGAACGGGTCGACGGTGCTGATGTTCACCGACGGGCTGGTGGAGCGGCGGACCGAGCACGTGCGCGACGGGCTGGACCGCCTGCGCGAGGTCGTCGCCGCGGTCATCCCGCACGCGACGACGCCCGACGGGCTGGACCTCGAGCTGCTCGTGGACGAGGTCCTCGCGCGCATGCTGCCCGGCCCCGCCGACGACGACGTGGCCGTCGTCGCCGTGCACCTGTTCCCCGAGGACCTGCCCCGCCCGCCGCAGGCGGGTCCCGAGCACTCCTAG
- a CDS encoding PAS domain-containing protein, with the protein MRQRRPPRDWTDGDVALLRDLAAAAVTELELATLSLDYEADRVRWQLAVSAGGVGSFDWDLVSGHIDWDEQMHVLFGIPREQFGGTIEEFRAVVHPDDVAGVEQAIDAAISTCSQYDAEYRVLLPDGTERWVQARGQALAGEDGRAVRMLGAAYDTTAKRDAEGRIARVLETMSAAFFLLDDAWRFTYVNAEAVRLLGRPATSSSGAWCGSCSRRRWAPTSR; encoded by the coding sequence GTGCGTCAGCGACGCCCACCCCGGGACTGGACGGACGGCGACGTCGCCCTGCTGCGCGACCTCGCGGCGGCCGCCGTCACCGAGCTCGAGCTCGCGACCCTCTCGCTGGACTACGAGGCCGACCGCGTGCGCTGGCAGCTCGCGGTGAGCGCGGGCGGTGTCGGCAGCTTCGACTGGGACCTCGTCAGCGGGCACATCGACTGGGACGAGCAGATGCACGTGCTGTTCGGCATCCCGCGCGAGCAGTTCGGCGGCACGATCGAGGAGTTCCGCGCGGTCGTCCACCCGGACGACGTGGCGGGCGTCGAGCAGGCGATCGACGCCGCCATCAGCACGTGCTCGCAGTACGACGCCGAGTACCGCGTCCTGCTGCCCGACGGCACGGAGCGCTGGGTGCAGGCGCGCGGGCAGGCGCTCGCGGGCGAGGACGGCAGGGCCGTGCGCATGCTCGGCGCGGCGTACGACACGACCGCGAAGCGCGACGCCGAGGGCCGGATCGCGCGTGTGCTCGAGACCATGTCCGCCGCGTTCTTCCTCCTCGACGACGCGTGGCGGTTCACGTACGTCAACGCCGAGGCGGTGCGCCTGCTGGGCCGGCCCGCGACGAGCTCGTCGGGGGCGTGGTGTGGGAGCTGTTCCCGGCGGCGCTGGGCTCCGACTTCGAGGTGA
- a CDS encoding YibE/F family protein produces MHPDDAAPETAHHRHVAPASRPRRGAGERPRAGAWLVLVVLAVAVAAAAGIALTWPTGPRQAQDPTEAGAVDFVTGRVVESRWATCEGTVEDVEPDGTVPDDVRCLRVTAQVPDGGADGTVEVVATAGLAPADVPEGTRVVLERYPAADGQPEVWAWGDFARGVPLLALAVVFALLTVLVAGVRGLRALVGLVLAFAVLGGYLLPAVVAGENALVVALCASAAIVVTVLYLAHGVSLRTTTALVGTLAGLALVTALGVAGAALAHLQPVTSEDTFQLSRLLGDDGLDVLRGVFLCGVVLAGLGVLNDVTITQASAVWELRAADPTAGVRQLFARGMRIGRDHIASTVYTIAFAYAGASLPVLLLLEVYSQPLARTLTSGAFAEEIVRTLAGSIGLVLAIPLTTAIAAVVAGGTPHAEVAADRGHVH; encoded by the coding sequence GTGCACCCCGACGACGCCGCGCCGGAGACCGCCCACCACCGCCACGTCGCTCCCGCGTCGCGCCCGCGGCGCGGCGCGGGCGAGCGGCCGCGCGCCGGGGCGTGGCTCGTGCTCGTCGTGCTCGCCGTCGCCGTGGCCGCCGCCGCCGGCATCGCGCTCACGTGGCCGACCGGCCCGCGCCAGGCGCAGGACCCGACCGAGGCGGGTGCGGTCGACTTCGTCACGGGCCGCGTCGTCGAGAGCCGCTGGGCCACCTGCGAGGGGACGGTCGAGGACGTCGAGCCGGACGGCACCGTGCCGGACGACGTGCGCTGCCTGCGCGTCACCGCCCAGGTCCCCGACGGCGGTGCGGACGGGACCGTCGAGGTCGTCGCGACCGCCGGCCTCGCGCCCGCGGACGTGCCGGAGGGCACCCGGGTGGTCCTCGAGCGGTACCCGGCCGCCGACGGGCAGCCCGAGGTCTGGGCGTGGGGCGACTTCGCCCGCGGGGTCCCGCTGCTCGCGTTGGCGGTGGTGTTCGCGCTGCTCACCGTGCTCGTGGCCGGGGTGCGCGGGCTGCGTGCGCTCGTCGGGCTGGTCCTGGCGTTCGCCGTGCTCGGCGGCTACCTGCTGCCCGCCGTGGTGGCGGGGGAGAACGCGCTCGTCGTGGCGCTGTGCGCGTCGGCGGCGATCGTCGTCACCGTCCTGTACCTCGCGCACGGGGTGTCGCTGCGCACGACGACGGCGCTCGTCGGGACCCTCGCGGGGCTCGCGCTCGTCACGGCCCTCGGTGTCGCCGGGGCGGCGCTCGCGCACCTGCAGCCCGTCACGAGCGAGGACACGTTCCAGCTGTCGCGCCTGCTCGGCGACGACGGACTGGACGTCCTGCGCGGCGTGTTCCTGTGCGGGGTCGTGCTGGCGGGCCTCGGCGTGCTCAACGACGTCACGATCACGCAGGCCTCCGCGGTGTGGGAGCTGCGCGCCGCGGACCCCACGGCCGGGGTGCGCCAGCTGTTCGCGCGCGGCATGCGGATCGGCCGCGACCACATCGCGTCGACGGTCTACACGATCGCGTTCGCCTACGCGGGGGCGTCCCTGCCCGTCCTGCTGCTGCTGGAGGTCTACAGCCAGCCCCTGGCCCGCACGCTGACGAGCGGGGCGTTCGCCGAGGAGATCGTCCGGACGCTGGCGGGGTCCATCGGGCTCGTGCTCGCCATCCCGCTGACGACGGCGATCGCGGCCGTGGTGGCCGGCGGGACGCCGCACGCGGAGGTGGCCGCCGACCGGGGCCACGTGCACTGA
- the thyX gene encoding FAD-dependent thymidylate synthase, which yields MTVADEVPQEQPTYRGDVTVELVRHAARDADVLFAARVSTAGEATLENIDADASRSKGLINYLMRDRHGTPFEHNSMTFFVSAPIFVFREFHRHRVGFSYNEESGRYRELKPVFYVPGADRKLVQRGKPGRYEFFEGSDEQHAVVDAAMRGAYEHAYTAYQDMLAAGVAREVARAVLPVGLFSSMYATCNARSLMHFLSLRTKSEDAKVPSFPQREIEMVAEQMEAAWAQLMPLTHAAFVEHGRVAP from the coding sequence ATGACGGTCGCCGACGAGGTCCCGCAGGAGCAGCCGACGTACCGCGGCGACGTCACCGTCGAGCTGGTGCGGCACGCCGCGCGGGACGCCGACGTCCTGTTCGCGGCACGCGTGTCGACGGCCGGCGAGGCGACGCTGGAGAACATCGACGCGGACGCCTCGCGCTCGAAGGGCCTCATCAACTACCTGATGCGGGACCGGCACGGCACGCCGTTCGAGCACAACTCCATGACGTTCTTCGTCAGCGCGCCGATCTTCGTCTTCCGCGAGTTCCACCGCCACCGCGTCGGCTTCTCCTACAACGAGGAGAGCGGGCGCTACCGCGAGCTGAAGCCCGTGTTCTACGTGCCGGGCGCGGACCGCAAGCTGGTCCAGCGCGGCAAGCCGGGCCGGTACGAGTTCTTCGAGGGCAGCGACGAGCAGCACGCGGTCGTCGACGCCGCGATGCGGGGCGCGTACGAGCACGCGTACACGGCCTACCAGGACATGCTCGCCGCCGGCGTGGCGCGCGAGGTCGCCCGCGCGGTGCTGCCGGTCGGCCTGTTCTCGTCGATGTACGCCACGTGCAACGCGCGCTCGCTCATGCACTTTCTCTCGCTGCGCACCAAGAGCGAGGACGCGAAGGTCCCCTCGTTCCCGCAGCGCGAGATCGAGATGGTCGCCGAGCAGATGGAGGCGGCGTGGGCGCAGCTCATGCCGCTCACGCACGCGGCGTTCGTCGAGCACGGGCGCGTCGCCCCCTGA
- a CDS encoding LacI family DNA-binding transcriptional regulator has protein sequence MPTTLHDVAREAGVSAATASRALTGGTVSAVTRASVRAAAERLGYRPNRAARGLITGRAGALGLVVPDLTNPFFADVAKGVAARARAADLPVFVADADEEAGLEVEAVASLRRSTDGLLLCSPRATDAQLVDVADARATVLLHRRVPGLASVVADLADGTRQAVEHLRALGHRRIAYVPGSPGSWAGEQRDVGLAAATADGGVEVVRFPPVAPTVAGGVQAADLVLADGATAVLAYNDLVAVGLLGRATARGVRVPEDLSVVGHDDTVATMAHPTLTTVDVPQRRAGAAAVDLLLRLVAAARTPGAPLPDDAEVTLTTHLVVRASTAEPTRPR, from the coding sequence GTGCCCACGACGCTGCACGACGTCGCCCGGGAGGCCGGCGTCTCGGCCGCGACCGCGTCGCGCGCCCTGACCGGCGGCACCGTCAGCGCCGTGACGCGCGCGAGCGTGCGGGCGGCCGCCGAGCGGCTCGGCTACCGGCCGAACCGCGCCGCCCGCGGGCTCATCACCGGCCGGGCCGGCGCGCTCGGCCTCGTCGTCCCCGACCTGACCAACCCGTTCTTCGCGGACGTGGCCAAGGGCGTCGCGGCGCGCGCCCGCGCGGCCGACCTGCCGGTGTTCGTCGCCGACGCCGACGAGGAGGCCGGCCTGGAGGTCGAGGCGGTCGCGTCGCTGCGTCGCAGCACCGACGGGCTCCTGCTGTGCTCCCCGAGGGCCACCGACGCGCAGCTGGTCGACGTCGCCGACGCCCGGGCGACGGTGCTGCTGCACCGGCGCGTCCCGGGGCTGGCCTCGGTGGTCGCGGACCTCGCCGACGGGACGCGCCAGGCCGTCGAGCACCTGCGGGCGCTCGGGCACCGCCGCATCGCCTACGTCCCGGGCTCCCCCGGGTCGTGGGCGGGTGAGCAGCGCGACGTGGGCCTGGCGGCAGCGACCGCGGACGGCGGCGTCGAGGTGGTCCGCTTCCCGCCGGTCGCCCCCACCGTTGCCGGTGGCGTCCAGGCGGCGGACCTCGTGCTGGCCGACGGCGCGACCGCCGTCCTCGCCTACAACGACCTCGTCGCGGTCGGCCTGCTCGGCCGCGCGACCGCGCGCGGCGTCCGCGTGCCCGAGGACCTCAGCGTCGTCGGCCACGACGACACGGTCGCCACGATGGCGCACCCGACGCTGACGACCGTCGACGTGCCGCAGCGCCGCGCGGGTGCCGCCGCCGTGGATCTGCTCCTGCGCCTCGTCGCCGCCGCGCGCACGCCCGGCGCCCCGCTCCCGGACGACGCCGAGGTCACGCTGACGACGCACCTCGTCGTCCGCGCCTCCACGGCCGAACCCACCCGCCCCCGCTGA